The Nostoc sp. PCC 7524 nucleotide sequence GCCTGTTTTTGTCTTTTGAGTAAAAGCAAATTTTACAGGAGAACTATCTAAGCCCAAATGTAAACTTTTATAAGTATTCGCAACCGATATTCCTTGGCCATTCACATTCATTCTTGCCAAAATATACATCGGGATTTTGCGCCCATAGCTAATTTCCCCGGTAGCCATCAGATAAGTCATGGGAAACAACAAATGAGCGCCATCTAAACCTTCATTGGCAGCACCTAACATGAGTTTGTCTCGCATTACTGCCCATGAAGGTTGTTTGGCTACAACAACATCAGGCATCCCATGTTTAGCAAAAAAACCTTTAGCTTTAGCAATAATCAAAGGACAACAACTGGTTACAGGAATGAATCCCAGTGTCGTCTTTGTCACTTCTGGAGTATCGCTATAGCCAGCATAAACACCATACTTTAATGGAGTATTTGCCACCCCAGAATTAGAACCGTTGCTGAGGGTATGAGTCAGTACAGATGCACCAGCAGCAGCAATAAATTGTCGTCTATTTAGCTTTGCCATATAAAATTTCAATCAATGCTGTCTATACTTGCAAGCGTTTAGCCTGCTCTTGCCCGTGTAAAAATTGCATCAATTCTTGACGTAAATGATGATATTTGGCACTATCTCGAACTTCCACGGAACGAGGATGTTCTAAGGGTATATCTAAAACTTGGCCGATAGTAGCAGCCGGGCCATTGTTCAACATTACTACCTGATCAGAAAGTAATAAAGCTTCATCCACATCATGAGTCACCATGATAGTTGTAATGTGGTAAATATCACAAATACGCATCAACTCTACCTGTAACGAACTACGAGTCAGTGCATCTAAAGCCCCAAATGGCTCATCTAATAACAGTAACTTCGGCTGAATAGCCAAAGCACGAGCCAAAGCCACCCTTTGTTTCATCCCTCCTGAAAGTTGGGCTGGTTTTTTATGAGCGGCATCTTTCAAACCCACCATCTCTAAGTGAGCAGCAATAATCTCACGGCGTTCATTTTTGGATTTTTGCGGCATGGCTTTATCAACGAATAAAGCCACATTTTCCCAAGCAGTCAGCCAAGGTAACAGGGAATAGTTCTGAAATACTACCATGCGATCGCGGAATGGTCGTTTGATTAATTGACCATCTACTCGCACTTGTCCTTGTGTTGGCTTTTCTAAACCAGCTACAATATTTAACAGGGTAGACTTACCACAACCAGAATGACCAATGAGCGATACAAAATCTCCCTGCTGAATTTCTAAGTTGATATCTTTGAGAACAATATTTTTACTACCATCTTGCAGGGTAAATTCTTTTCTAATTCCCCTGATTTCCACAAAACTAGGCATAGTATTTACTTTCACTACCCAAATATATACAACTTCATTGTCGGATTTTCCTGGCTATGAATTATTCTTGAGGAGTCACTTTTTCTGCAATATAAGCCATCATGCTATCTAGCACTAAACCAACTCCACCTAAATAAAGAATTGCCAAAATCATTTCATGAATATTGGCATTGTTGTAAGCATCAACAATGAAAAAGCCAATTCCATCATCGGAAAGTAGCATTTCGGCTGCTACAACGGCTAACCACGATAAACCAATGGCGATTCTCAATCCAGTAAAAATATATGGTAAAGTTGCAGGTAAAAGGATTTTCAGAAAGTTTTCTAATGGTGAAAAACCAGCTAACCTAGAGACATTAATATAATCTTTAGGTATTAGTTTTACACCCAAGGCAGTATTTAAAATAATTGGCCAAATAGCAGTTATACAAATTACGAAAATAGCTGAAGGATTGGGTTTTAGGAAAATAGCTTGCGCTAAAGGTAGCCAAGCCAAAGGAGCCACAGGGCGCAGTATTTGGATCAGAGGATCTATTGCTTTCCTACAAAAGCTGTTCAAGCTAATAATAAAACCAATGGGAATACCTATTAGAATGGCTAGCAAATAACCAAATATTACTCTATTCAGGCTGGCGAGGATTAGCCAAAAAAAACCTTTATTATTGCCTCCTTTATGGAAAAATGGGTCTTTGATTAAATCCCAAGTATTCGTCACAACGGCAACTGGTGATGGTAAAGATGTATCAGGGCGCAAGCTCAAAAAATGCCAGACTAGCAAGAATATAAAAATGCCAAAAATAGATGGTAATGACTGTATTAGTTTTTGGTAAGAGCCTTTTGCTAGTTGCCCAAAAAAGTGTGTTTGCCTATTTTCTGTGTACATTTATTTGTAACCTAAGTAACAAATGCTAAGTAATCTAAAATCATCAAGTGATCTCAATTTTCGCAGTCATTGATTGCAAACTTATAACCTTATTCATATCAGGGACTTCCAGATAAAAAAATATTCAAAATGTAGGATGCGTCAGTGCAAGAAAACCTAGCTTTACCAAGAAATGATTCATACTGACGCACCCTACTAACCGTCAATTTGGACTAATTTATTTTTTGATGTTGCCTCACTTGCTTTGCCAAATAATCGGCTTTCAGTCAAAATACTGAAACTAATTGTTTGAAAATAACTAATAATATAACTAAGTGCAAGTATTGTAAGTAACAATTAATATAAAAATTTACAAAATTTATAAAATTCTCCAATCAAAGTGTGATTAACTCAAAATTTCATTTGATTGTCATCATTGATTGATCACAAAATAAATTGAAAACTTTATTAATTAATAAACACTCTCTGATAGATAAATTACGCAAAATTTGGATAAATAACTACAGAAATTGCCAACCATTTGTTGACAGACAAGATACCTGGGAACTTAATTAAGTTGGTTATGGATGGCTATCGTTATATTCCCAAAGAGTAAATCGATTCTGTCTGCTGGATTATGAATCTTTAATTATTCACCTATTTTGGCAATTTTGGGGGGATTAGCTACCAAATGCTGCCTGATATATTGTTCTCCCAAATTCAGTGATGTGGCAACAATTATTCTCAGAGATCATAGAGTTAAGGTTGACATTTTCCACTAACTTGCAGAATTATCTTAGGGAAAGTA carries:
- the ntrB gene encoding nitrate ABC transporter permease; this encodes MYTENRQTHFFGQLAKGSYQKLIQSLPSIFGIFIFLLVWHFLSLRPDTSLPSPVAVVTNTWDLIKDPFFHKGGNNKGFFWLILASLNRVIFGYLLAILIGIPIGFIISLNSFCRKAIDPLIQILRPVAPLAWLPLAQAIFLKPNPSAIFVICITAIWPIILNTALGVKLIPKDYINVSRLAGFSPLENFLKILLPATLPYIFTGLRIAIGLSWLAVVAAEMLLSDDGIGFFIVDAYNNANIHEMILAILYLGGVGLVLDSMMAYIAEKVTPQE
- a CDS encoding ABC transporter ATP-binding protein, producing the protein MPSFVEIRGIRKEFTLQDGSKNIVLKDINLEIQQGDFVSLIGHSGCGKSTLLNIVAGLEKPTQGQVRVDGQLIKRPFRDRMVVFQNYSLLPWLTAWENVALFVDKAMPQKSKNERREIIAAHLEMVGLKDAAHKKPAQLSGGMKQRVALARALAIQPKLLLLDEPFGALDALTRSSLQVELMRICDIYHITTIMVTHDVDEALLLSDQVVMLNNGPAATIGQVLDIPLEHPRSVEVRDSAKYHHLRQELMQFLHGQEQAKRLQV